From Pseudomonas sp. stari2, a single genomic window includes:
- a CDS encoding alpha/beta fold hydrolase, with the protein MKQALHTTATGNSRRRLLGLSILATALMQFGAYANAQSAAPEPVKVVAASVKADLPFGPLKHVKAGVLDVAYAETGPADGPVVILLHGWPYDIHSYDEVAPILAAKGYRVLMPYARGYGDTHFLSDKTVRNGQPAALASDVIDFMDALKIKKAVLGGYDWGARSADIVSALWPERVKALVSVSGYLIGNQAAGKNPLPPKAELQWWYQFYFATDRGAAGYAKNTHDFAKLIWQTASPKWALDDATFDRSAKALENPDHVAITVFNYRWRLGLVQGESQYEALEQKLATAPSISVPTITLEGDANGAPHPAPEDYAKRFTGKYEFRLINGGIGHNLPQESPQTFAKAIIDADHL; encoded by the coding sequence ATGAAACAAGCACTGCACACCACCGCTACCGGCAACTCCCGTCGTCGCCTGCTGGGCCTGTCGATTCTCGCCACCGCCCTGATGCAATTCGGCGCGTACGCCAACGCGCAATCGGCGGCGCCGGAACCGGTCAAGGTCGTAGCCGCCAGCGTGAAAGCCGACCTGCCCTTCGGCCCGTTGAAACATGTGAAAGCCGGTGTGCTGGACGTGGCCTACGCCGAAACCGGCCCGGCCGATGGCCCGGTGGTAATTCTCCTGCACGGCTGGCCGTACGACATTCACAGCTACGACGAAGTCGCACCGATTCTGGCGGCCAAAGGTTATCGGGTGCTGATGCCGTACGCCCGGGGTTATGGCGACACGCACTTCCTTTCCGACAAGACTGTGCGTAATGGGCAGCCTGCGGCGCTCGCCAGTGACGTGATCGATTTCATGGATGCACTGAAAATCAAAAAAGCCGTACTCGGCGGCTATGACTGGGGCGCACGCTCGGCGGATATCGTCTCGGCGCTGTGGCCGGAGCGAGTCAAAGCGCTGGTGTCAGTCAGCGGCTACCTGATCGGCAATCAGGCCGCCGGCAAGAACCCGCTGCCGCCCAAGGCCGAGCTGCAATGGTGGTATCAGTTCTACTTCGCCACCGACCGTGGTGCCGCCGGTTACGCCAAGAACACCCACGACTTCGCCAAGCTGATCTGGCAGACCGCCTCACCAAAATGGGCCCTCGACGACGCCACGTTCGACCGCAGCGCCAAGGCCCTGGAAAACCCGGATCACGTCGCCATCACCGTGTTCAACTACCGCTGGCGTCTGGGCCTGGTGCAGGGTGAAAGCCAGTACGAAGCGCTGGAGCAGAAACTCGCCACCGCGCCATCGATCAGCGTGCCGACCATCACCCTGGAAGGCGATGCCAACGGCGCGCCACACCCGGCGCCCGAGGATTACGCCAAACGCTTCACCGGCAAGTACGAATTCCGGCTGATCAACGGCGGCATCGGCCACAACCTGCCGCAGGAAAGTCCGCAGACCTTCGCCAAGGCGATCATCGACGCCGATCACCTCTGA
- a CDS encoding tRNA (adenine(22)-N(1))-methyltransferase TrmK, protein MNQQTLSMRLERVAAHVPAGARLADIGSDHGYLPVALMRRGAIKAAVAGEMALTPFRSAERTVCENDLQQQITVRLANGLMAVEPDDGINAITMCGMGGETIRDILEAGKARLSGRERLILQPNGGEQPLRQWLMDNDYRILCEEVLQENRFDYEIIVAERDGPVTYTAEELYFGPLQLQARSPAFVSKWRHRLRHKQQTLNHFGRARHGVCECKVQELTQQVRWITDVLA, encoded by the coding sequence TTGAACCAACAGACTTTGTCCATGCGCCTGGAGCGTGTCGCTGCGCACGTACCCGCCGGCGCGCGCCTGGCCGATATCGGCTCGGATCACGGCTACCTGCCGGTGGCGTTGATGCGCCGTGGCGCGATCAAGGCAGCGGTGGCGGGGGAGATGGCGTTGACGCCATTTCGCTCGGCTGAACGTACCGTGTGCGAGAACGATCTGCAGCAGCAGATCACCGTGCGTCTGGCCAATGGCTTGATGGCTGTCGAACCGGACGACGGGATCAATGCAATTACGATGTGCGGCATGGGTGGTGAGACCATCCGCGACATTCTCGAAGCTGGCAAAGCGCGCCTGAGCGGCCGTGAACGCCTGATCCTGCAACCCAACGGCGGCGAACAACCGCTGCGCCAATGGTTGATGGACAACGACTACCGGATCCTCTGCGAGGAAGTCCTGCAGGAAAACCGCTTCGACTACGAAATCATCGTCGCCGAGCGCGACGGCCCGGTGACGTACACCGCCGAAGAACTGTACTTCGGCCCGCTGCAATTGCAGGCGCGCAGCCCGGCGTTTGTCAGCAAGTGGCGGCACCGGTTGCGGCACAAGCAACAAACTCTGAACCACTTCGGGCGGGCGCGACACGGGGTTTGCGAGTGCAAAGTGCAGGAACTCACACAGCAGGTGCGGTGGATTACCGACGTGCTGGCCTGA
- a CDS encoding alkaline phosphatase D family protein: MALVDPRNNEYDVNKLGTASIVGHVSTDSARIWIRVYMAGEWTLVWSEKALVGDLFTLDGKTIELFLKGQGCDPKNILSYKFSEDSDLTNTFDITNLKPNTTYYYYLMSQKPTSKSMWRRTEIGYQKIYSFTTMAQSMPDFSFGFYSCHDPFNANNSNGAWPLFLSRANNAKVRFVIGGGDQVYVDCQENKYFPDIWEWLQNNKDDLIAAFTKDGKLLTAGLDAYLLSLYRWYYRVYWNFPQMQEIFSKTPQYMIWDDHEIMDGWGSRTNKERLEILSRYFKKDDPDIDQQLIDSMWNAARTAYFEYGHSHNPPTNIVRSLLKTPEKCVWDYNFIKGTTPFYVLDLRGHHDVERAQNRLLGDDQVARFLGWLDTPPVKKSKIVFVVSSVPVVHWRSIVLTAGSLINSLKDDFMDEWDHPSNHVERNLLLEKIFAAFDAEGRTLVFLSGDVHCAAAFRLQHKIYRQANVYQITSSAISRMPAGQAVSAGIAKSGTLSGNDNVQFEHLFSHSEDKNFAIFHVKNSDSITVDLCWPGGTEGEAVIKTIELE, translated from the coding sequence ATGGCCTTGGTCGATCCGCGGAACAACGAATACGACGTGAACAAACTTGGCACTGCCAGCATCGTCGGGCACGTGAGCACTGACAGCGCCCGAATCTGGATTCGCGTCTATATGGCGGGAGAATGGACGCTGGTCTGGTCCGAAAAGGCGTTGGTCGGGGACCTGTTCACGCTAGATGGCAAAACCATTGAGCTGTTTCTAAAAGGTCAGGGATGCGACCCCAAAAACATACTGTCGTACAAGTTCAGTGAAGACTCGGATCTGACCAATACCTTCGACATTACCAATCTGAAACCGAACACCACCTACTACTATTACTTGATGAGTCAGAAGCCTACGTCCAAAAGTATGTGGCGCAGAACAGAAATCGGATATCAAAAGATCTACTCCTTTACCACCATGGCGCAATCCATGCCCGATTTCAGCTTCGGATTCTATAGCTGCCATGACCCGTTCAACGCCAATAACAGCAATGGTGCGTGGCCCTTGTTTCTCAGCAGAGCCAACAACGCAAAAGTCAGATTCGTCATTGGCGGTGGCGATCAGGTCTATGTGGACTGCCAGGAAAATAAATACTTTCCGGACATCTGGGAATGGCTGCAGAACAACAAGGACGATCTGATCGCGGCTTTTACAAAAGACGGAAAGCTGCTCACCGCGGGCCTTGATGCTTACCTTCTGAGCCTCTACCGCTGGTATTACCGTGTGTACTGGAATTTCCCTCAAATGCAGGAGATCTTTTCGAAAACGCCTCAATACATGATTTGGGATGACCATGAAATCATGGATGGCTGGGGATCGCGAACCAACAAGGAGCGTCTGGAAATTCTTTCAAGGTACTTCAAGAAAGACGACCCCGACATTGACCAGCAACTTATAGACTCGATGTGGAACGCGGCAAGAACAGCCTATTTTGAATATGGCCACAGTCACAATCCTCCCACCAACATTGTCAGGTCGTTGTTGAAAACGCCCGAAAAATGCGTCTGGGACTATAACTTCATCAAGGGGACAACCCCATTCTACGTGCTCGACCTGCGCGGGCATCATGATGTTGAAAGAGCCCAGAACAGACTGCTTGGAGATGATCAGGTTGCACGCTTTCTAGGCTGGCTGGATACGCCGCCCGTCAAAAAATCAAAAATCGTGTTTGTGGTCAGTTCCGTTCCAGTCGTTCACTGGCGATCCATCGTATTGACGGCAGGGTCCTTGATTAACAGCCTCAAGGACGACTTCATGGATGAATGGGATCATCCCTCCAACCATGTTGAAAGAAATCTTCTGCTGGAAAAAATATTCGCTGCCTTCGATGCCGAAGGCCGGACGTTGGTGTTCTTGAGCGGCGATGTTCATTGTGCTGCCGCCTTCAGGTTGCAACATAAAATCTATCGCCAGGCCAACGTTTACCAGATCACTTCTAGTGCCATTTCGCGAATGCCCGCCGGGCAGGCTGTCTCTGCCGGAATAGCCAAATCCGGTACGCTCAGTGGTAATGACAATGTCCAGTTCGAGCACCTGTTCAGCCATTCGGAAGACAAGAACTTCGCCATTTTCCATGTGAAAAACAGTGATTCGATAACCGTCGATCTCTGCTGGCCGGGCGGCACCGAAGGCGAAGCCGTCATCAAGACCATCGAGTTGGAATAG
- a CDS encoding GlxA family transcriptional regulator gives MDRILIERRQFSGGMKGKNLRYLNEPSAGAGRMTRTGFVLLEHFSLPAFTQALDTLVTANLLRPGLFSTRTFGLSDGEVISDLGLVIRPDSRLEASVLQELDLLVICGGYRTELKASDEFIGLLKMAAEAGVILAGLWNGSWFLGRAGVLEGYRCAIHPEHRPALAEISKATQVSSEPYVIDRDRLTASSPSGAFHMALDWIKGLHDKALVEGIEDILAFEESRYRRIKPTENISVSAPLREVVKLMDANLEEPLELEQLAVYAGRSRRQLERLFKEQLGTTPQRYYMELRITEARRLLQHTELSQVDVLVACGFVSPSHFSKCYSAYFGYRPSKEKRLVK, from the coding sequence ATGGACCGCATCTTGATCGAACGACGTCAATTCAGCGGTGGCATGAAGGGCAAGAACCTTCGCTACCTGAACGAGCCTTCCGCCGGTGCGGGGCGCATGACCCGCACCGGGTTCGTGCTGCTGGAGCATTTTTCCCTGCCGGCCTTTACCCAGGCGCTGGACACCCTTGTCACCGCCAATCTGCTGCGCCCCGGTCTGTTTTCCACGCGCACCTTCGGCCTGAGCGACGGCGAAGTGATCAGCGATCTGGGGCTGGTGATCCGCCCGGATTCACGGCTTGAGGCGAGTGTGTTGCAGGAGCTGGACCTGCTGGTGATCTGCGGCGGTTACCGCACGGAATTGAAGGCCAGCGACGAGTTCATCGGCCTGCTTAAAATGGCCGCCGAGGCGGGAGTGATACTCGCCGGGTTGTGGAACGGCTCATGGTTTCTGGGGCGGGCAGGGGTGCTGGAAGGGTATCGCTGTGCAATTCACCCGGAGCATCGGCCAGCGTTGGCGGAAATCTCCAAAGCGACCCAGGTCAGCAGCGAGCCCTATGTGATCGACCGCGACCGGTTGACGGCATCGAGTCCGTCCGGGGCATTCCACATGGCGCTGGACTGGATCAAGGGTCTGCACGACAAGGCGCTGGTCGAGGGCATTGAAGACATTCTGGCGTTCGAGGAATCGCGTTACCGGCGGATCAAACCCACCGAAAACATCAGCGTCAGCGCGCCGTTGCGCGAAGTGGTGAAGCTGATGGATGCCAACCTCGAAGAACCGCTGGAGCTGGAACAACTGGCGGTGTATGCCGGGCGTTCCCGGCGTCAGCTGGAGCGGCTGTTCAAGGAACAACTGGGCACCACACCGCAGCGTTATTACATGGAATTGCGGATCACCGAGGCCCGGCGTCTGCTGCAACACACCGAGTTGTCCCAAGTGGATGTGCTGGTGGCTTGCGGGTTTGTGTCGCCGAGTCATTTCAGCAAGTGCTACAGCGCCTATTTCGGTTATCGGCCGTCCAAGGAAAAACGGCTCGTCAAATGA
- a CDS encoding LysR family transcriptional regulator: protein MEYLNDMALFVEVVKKRGFRGAAESLGMPNSTLSRRISGLEKSIGLRLLHRTTRRTELTEAGQLYYERCKRIVEEARLAHEQLGEMLARPNGLLRASLPVDFANIYLAPLIAEFSREYPGIHFDFDLTPHQADLISDPVDVVIRMGEPPDSNLIARKLASLKRGFYASPGYLDVAGEPEQPAQLVNHECLRMRGPDADRWTLTSEKGIEQVAVGGRFEVNSVGMLRRLASLDLGIALLPDGIAAQDVASGSFRRVLPQWQAPPVPVYALTETRLLPAKTQRFIEFLRERLDCA, encoded by the coding sequence TTGGAATACCTGAATGACATGGCGTTGTTTGTGGAAGTCGTGAAGAAGCGTGGTTTTCGTGGGGCCGCGGAATCGCTGGGCATGCCCAATTCAACGCTTTCCCGACGGATCAGCGGCCTGGAGAAATCCATTGGCCTGCGTCTGTTGCATCGCACCACACGCCGCACCGAACTGACGGAAGCGGGACAGCTTTACTACGAACGCTGCAAGCGGATTGTGGAAGAGGCGCGGCTGGCTCACGAACAGCTGGGCGAGATGCTCGCCCGGCCGAACGGGCTGCTGCGGGCCTCGCTGCCGGTGGATTTTGCCAACATTTATCTGGCACCGCTCATTGCGGAGTTCTCTCGTGAATACCCCGGCATCCACTTCGATTTCGACCTCACACCGCATCAGGCAGACCTGATCAGCGATCCTGTAGACGTGGTCATTCGCATGGGGGAGCCGCCTGACTCAAACCTGATCGCCCGCAAGCTCGCAAGCCTGAAACGCGGTTTCTACGCGTCGCCCGGGTATCTGGATGTCGCCGGGGAACCGGAGCAACCCGCTCAACTGGTGAATCACGAATGCCTGAGAATGCGCGGTCCCGATGCTGACCGCTGGACGCTGACCAGCGAGAAAGGAATCGAGCAAGTGGCTGTCGGTGGGCGATTCGAGGTCAATAGCGTGGGCATGCTTCGGCGTCTGGCTTCTCTGGACCTGGGCATCGCGCTATTACCGGATGGCATCGCAGCGCAGGACGTGGCGAGCGGTTCGTTTCGGCGCGTCTTGCCGCAATGGCAGGCCCCTCCAGTCCCGGTCTATGCGCTGACCGAGACCCGGCTGCTGCCGGCCAAGACCCAACGCTTTATCGAGTTTCTGCGCGAGAGGCTCGATTGTGCTTAA
- a CDS encoding DUF190 domain-containing protein, with amino-acid sequence MKGFLVIFFTQQNRRHQGKMLGDWIVDLAKEMGLRGATLSTGIEGFGHTGRLHSSHLFELADQPTEIRMAITEEETERLFKRLEAEDISVFYIRTPIEMGFVGKKAGSPPP; translated from the coding sequence ATGAAAGGTTTTCTGGTGATTTTCTTCACTCAACAAAACCGCCGCCATCAAGGAAAGATGCTCGGCGACTGGATTGTCGATCTGGCAAAGGAAATGGGCCTGCGAGGGGCGACCCTTTCCACCGGCATCGAGGGTTTTGGCCATACGGGCCGGCTGCATTCCTCGCATTTATTCGAGTTGGCGGATCAGCCGACCGAGATTCGCATGGCGATTACCGAGGAGGAGACCGAGCGATTGTTCAAACGGCTGGAGGCGGAAGACATCTCGGTGTTTTACATAAGGACGCCGATTGAAATGGGCTTTGTCGGTAAGAAGGCCGGCAGCCCTCCGCCATAG
- a CDS encoding AraC family transcriptional regulator, whose protein sequence is MDKRNWIDLSQDADTGIESIRAHFQGHAYDPHWHDSFLVGVTEQGVQQFDCRRVRHFSTPGKIFMLEPGEIHDGHAPTEEGFTYSMLYLDPHWLERELLALFEQAPDNRQLGFADTLSQDPRLATSINQAFHALHHGDLRIVRQSAVDHLLGALTSHLDWRKRQAFDPRLPRVAQVARDYLHAHAFEDIGLDDLARACGVDRFRLTRAFKSAFGLAPHGYLIQLRLARARQMLARGETPADVASALGFADQSHLGRWFRRAYHLTPADYRKRCSNLPD, encoded by the coding sequence GTGGACAAACGCAACTGGATCGACCTGTCCCAGGATGCCGATACCGGCATCGAGTCGATTCGTGCCCATTTCCAGGGGCATGCCTACGATCCGCACTGGCATGACAGTTTTCTGGTGGGTGTCACCGAGCAAGGGGTTCAACAGTTCGATTGCCGGCGGGTGCGGCACTTCAGTACGCCGGGCAAGATCTTCATGCTGGAGCCGGGGGAGATTCACGACGGGCACGCGCCCACCGAGGAAGGCTTTACCTATTCGATGCTCTATCTCGATCCGCATTGGCTGGAGCGCGAGTTGCTGGCGCTGTTCGAGCAGGCGCCGGACAACCGCCAGCTCGGATTCGCCGACACCCTGAGCCAGGATCCGCGTCTGGCCACTTCCATCAATCAAGCCTTTCACGCCTTGCATCACGGCGACCTGCGCATCGTCCGGCAGAGCGCTGTCGACCACTTGCTGGGGGCTTTGACGTCCCACCTCGACTGGCGCAAACGTCAGGCGTTCGATCCACGCTTGCCGCGCGTGGCGCAGGTGGCGCGGGACTACCTGCATGCCCATGCCTTCGAAGACATCGGCCTGGATGATCTGGCCCGGGCCTGCGGGGTTGATCGCTTTCGGCTGACCCGGGCCTTCAAGTCGGCCTTCGGGCTGGCGCCCCATGGTTACTTGATCCAGTTGCGACTGGCCCGGGCCCGGCAGATGCTGGCGCGAGGCGAAACGCCCGCCGACGTCGCCAGTGCGCTGGGGTTTGCCGATCAAAGTCATCTCGGCCGCTGGTTTCGCCGCGCCTATCACCTGACGCCGGCGGACTACCGCAAGCGTTGCTCAAACCTTCCAGACTGA
- a CDS encoding MFS transporter, protein MTPRLLAMALAPLLGLFIVALGNGFLSSLTTLRLGAAGESATMIGIVSSAYFAGLTLGAIFNDRLILRIGHIRAYSSFASLIAATILLQGLFYDTWGWVVLRLINGWATVGVFLVIESWLLLAGDAKIRGRLLALYMIVLYGAGVLGQAFLGKITGLGDTAPFMVAGMLATLSVLPIVILPRVSPLLEQVEPLKPRALLGVSPTGLVGCFGSGVTIAAIYTLLPLYLQRIGLNVGEVGSMMAWTILGAMLLQYPVGRWSDRKDRLQVLTVLCAACTVLSLVIVLVPLSSAMLAAMLFLLGGGVFALYPVAVSHAADRAPVETLVPMIQGMLLINSLGSAMSPLLISPAMNAHGETGLFWAFALVNLAMVTFFFWRRGKRPVPANPAPFAAAATFSPTGAELRVTEDLRQAAQEHPPMVDALSGETAPPTGSRYEAS, encoded by the coding sequence ATGACACCGCGTTTGCTGGCCATGGCGCTGGCGCCCCTGCTCGGGCTGTTCATCGTTGCCCTGGGCAACGGTTTTCTGTCTTCTTTGACTACATTGCGCCTGGGCGCTGCCGGCGAATCGGCGACGATGATCGGCATCGTGTCCTCGGCCTATTTCGCCGGCCTGACGCTTGGCGCGATCTTCAATGACCGGCTGATCCTGCGCATCGGCCACATCCGCGCCTACAGCAGCTTCGCCTCGCTGATCGCCGCGACCATCCTGCTGCAAGGGCTGTTTTATGACACCTGGGGCTGGGTCGTCCTGCGCTTGATCAACGGCTGGGCCACGGTCGGCGTGTTTCTGGTGATCGAGAGCTGGCTGCTGCTGGCCGGTGACGCGAAAATTCGCGGCCGTCTGCTGGCGCTGTACATGATCGTCCTCTACGGCGCCGGGGTGCTGGGGCAGGCGTTTTTGGGGAAAATCACCGGTCTGGGCGATACCGCGCCGTTCATGGTCGCCGGCATGCTGGCGACCCTGTCGGTGTTGCCGATCGTGATCCTGCCGCGTGTTTCGCCGTTGCTGGAGCAGGTCGAACCGCTCAAGCCACGGGCACTGCTCGGCGTGTCGCCGACCGGGCTGGTCGGCTGCTTCGGCTCCGGCGTCACCATCGCGGCGATCTACACCTTGCTGCCGCTGTACCTGCAACGCATCGGCCTGAACGTCGGCGAAGTCGGCAGCATGATGGCATGGACGATCCTCGGCGCGATGCTCCTGCAATACCCGGTCGGGCGCTGGTCCGATCGCAAGGATCGTCTGCAAGTGCTGACCGTACTCTGCGCCGCGTGCACCGTGCTGTCGCTGGTGATCGTGCTGGTGCCGCTGTCCTCGGCCATGCTCGCGGCGATGTTGTTCCTGCTGGGTGGCGGCGTGTTCGCGTTGTACCCGGTTGCGGTTAGCCACGCTGCCGACCGTGCACCGGTCGAAACCTTGGTGCCGATGATTCAGGGCATGCTGCTGATCAATTCGCTGGGCTCGGCGATGAGCCCGCTGCTGATTTCCCCGGCGATGAACGCTCACGGCGAAACCGGCCTGTTCTGGGCCTTTGCTCTGGTCAACCTGGCCATGGTGACGTTCTTCTTCTGGCGCCGAGGCAAGCGCCCGGTGCCGGCCAACCCGGCGCCGTTTGCGGCGGCAGCGACGTTCTCGCCAACTGGCGCAGAGCTACGGGTGACCGAAGACTTGCGTCAAGCGGCCCAGGAACATCCGCCGATGGTCGATGCGTTGAGCGGCGAAACAGCGCCGCCAACGGGATCGCGCTACGAAGCCAGTTGA
- a CDS encoding LysE family translocator, with protein sequence MESLLPFLLFSFVASITPGPTNILVMSHSSRRGMVATLPIIFGACVSAALVVLVVGLGVGETLLRYPRVQQAMAWAGVLWLSWLAWQIFRSTPPSLDPATAGEEGIGVYGAAGLQLINPKVWMMAVAVVSVFGGNGDEQMRMVLLAFVFLLVCLPCMTAWAVLGVGSARFFGSPRAFRRMNAVLAFLLLLSAWLTVLV encoded by the coding sequence ATGGAATCGTTGTTGCCCTTCCTGCTGTTTTCCTTCGTTGCCTCGATCACCCCGGGGCCGACCAATATTCTGGTGATGAGCCACAGTTCGCGGCGCGGGATGGTCGCTACGCTGCCGATCATCTTCGGCGCCTGTGTGTCGGCGGCACTGGTGGTGCTGGTGGTCGGGCTCGGCGTTGGCGAAACATTGCTGCGCTATCCCCGGGTGCAACAGGCAATGGCCTGGGCCGGAGTGCTGTGGCTGAGCTGGCTGGCGTGGCAGATCTTCCGCAGTACGCCGCCGTCCCTTGACCCGGCAACGGCGGGAGAAGAGGGAATTGGTGTTTATGGCGCCGCCGGCCTGCAACTGATCAATCCCAAAGTGTGGATGATGGCGGTGGCGGTGGTGAGCGTGTTTGGCGGAAATGGCGATGAACAGATGCGGATGGTGCTGTTGGCGTTTGTGTTTCTGCTGGTCTGCCTGCCGTGCATGACGGCGTGGGCGGTGCTGGGTGTGGGCAGTGCGCGGTTCTTTGGATCGCCACGGGCATTCAGGCGCATGAATGCCGTGCTGGCGTTTTTGCTGTTGTTGTCGGCGTGGTTGACGGTGTTGGTCTGA
- a CDS encoding DUF2986 domain-containing protein: MNRQKKLQQLFKEKSRKANAKLAPKSNKPKYISKADRLKMEAEASQEPSLSTEE, from the coding sequence ATGAATCGCCAAAAGAAACTGCAACAACTCTTCAAGGAAAAGTCCAGAAAGGCCAACGCCAAACTGGCGCCGAAAAGCAACAAGCCCAAGTACATCAGCAAGGCTGACCGCTTGAAGATGGAAGCTGAAGCCAGTCAAGAGCCGAGCCTTTCTACTGAAGAATGA
- a CDS encoding PLDc N-terminal domain-containing protein, with protein sequence MQIETTWIVLAIILLLVELWAINRVRKSEGKSSNKGVWIVLIVFVPLLGLIAWALAGPKHATQA encoded by the coding sequence ATGCAAATCGAAACCACGTGGATCGTACTGGCCATCATTCTTTTGCTCGTGGAACTGTGGGCAATCAACCGAGTGCGCAAGAGCGAAGGGAAATCGAGCAACAAGGGCGTCTGGATCGTACTGATCGTGTTTGTACCACTACTGGGACTGATCGCCTGGGCGCTGGCCGGACCGAAACACGCAACCCAGGCCTGA
- a CDS encoding isochorismatase family protein has product MNVPFSEGFNADNAAFLLIDHQVGTMGWARSMPFEELKRNALMLAKAACILKMPVVLTSSMEEHAQGPLLSELEQILPTAFASRIKRLGIVNAMDDEHFAAAVKATGRRKLIIAGVTNDVCTVYPAVSLVRDGYEVQVVADAGASPTKMADDIALRRMDKAGVTLTSTNQLIAELAGSWATPEGGELVQVLMESFGN; this is encoded by the coding sequence ATGAACGTACCCTTTTCCGAAGGTTTCAACGCTGACAATGCAGCCTTTCTGTTGATCGATCACCAGGTCGGCACCATGGGCTGGGCCAGATCGATGCCCTTTGAAGAACTCAAGCGCAACGCCCTGATGCTAGCCAAGGCCGCGTGCATTCTGAAAATGCCCGTCGTGTTGACGTCGAGCATGGAAGAACACGCACAAGGCCCGCTTCTGAGCGAGCTTGAGCAGATCCTGCCGACCGCGTTCGCAAGCCGCATCAAGCGCCTCGGCATCGTCAATGCGATGGACGACGAACACTTCGCCGCCGCCGTGAAAGCCACCGGGCGCCGGAAGCTCATCATCGCCGGCGTGACCAACGACGTTTGCACCGTTTACCCGGCGGTCTCGCTGGTGCGTGATGGCTATGAAGTCCAGGTGGTCGCCGATGCCGGTGCCTCACCGACCAAAATGGCCGATGACATCGCATTGCGTCGCATGGACAAGGCCGGGGTCACACTGACCAGCACCAATCAATTGATTGCCGAACTGGCGGGAAGCTGGGCGACGCCAGAGGGTGGCGAACTGGTACAGGTATTGATGGAGTCTTTTGGCAACTGA